A region of the Candidatus Methylomirabilota bacterium genome:
CGAGCGGATGGGCCGGCGGCGTCTATCAGTGGGAGACGCTCGAGGAGGCCAGGGCGTTCTATGAGAGCTCGTGGCTCGACGGCATCGTCGAGCGCTACGGCATGCGACCGGAGATCGAGTTCTACGAAGTGTTCGCGCTCACCGACAACGTGCGCGGCACCGTCGAGATGTTCGCGGAACCCGTGCTCCGGCCCGCGACAGCGTAGCGGCGAAGCGGAGCGCGGCCTCGATCAGCGGGGCGGCGCGACTCGCGTGGGCGCCTGAAAGATCGGGACGCAGTCCGACGTGCAGGACGAGGCGGGATCGCGCGGCGCGCCGGGACGGTGGAAGACGGCGCGGGTGGGCGTGACCACGACGCAGTGGTCGTCCCCGCGCGTCTCGACCGTGGCGGGGCCGTCGACGAAGAGCGTGTAGTCTGCGGCGGCGCTCACCGGGAAGAGGAGCGAGACGTTCGGCCGCGCGACGGCGTTGGCGGCGGTGGTTGCGCCCACGCCGGATACGGCGAGCCGGCCGTTCTCCCACGCCGCGTGCAGGTAAACGGCGTGTGGACGGGCGTCGCCGGAGACGGTGATCAGGTAGACCCCGGAGCCTCGTTCCTCGATCGCCTCACGCAGCCGGTTCAGCGCCAGCTCGATGTTCATCGCTTTCCCTCCGACAGGTGCTCGACCAGCGAATGGAATTATAACCCGCTGGAGATTGACTGGGTCGCCCGGTACTCTCCTTCAGGCCATGGTGTCCAGGATCAAGGCGCTCTTGCCGGCTGCCGTCGAGCCTCTGGCCATCCGTGCCTGGTATCTCTTTCGGCCGATCGTCCGAGTGGCGTTCTTCGGCCGCGCCAGATACTGCCCCGTGTGCGAGAGTCGCTGCCGGCGATTCCTCACCCACGGCCCGCCCTCACGCAGAGTTCAGGACGTCGTCTGTCCGATCTGTTTGTCCCACCCGCGGCTTCGCCTCGGTTGGCTCTTCCTCACCACCCGGACCGACCTGCTGGATGGGCGGCCGAAGCGCCTTCTCCACGTGGCTCCCGAGCCCGCTCTCGCCCGGCTCTTGCGCAATGCCCGGGACATCGAGATCGTGTCGGCGGATCTCGACAGCCCGCACGCCCGGATCGTGCTCGACATCACCAGGATCGACATGGAGGACGCCTCGTTGGACGTCATCCTGTGTAGCCATGTGCTGGAGCACGTGCCTGACGATCGTCGCGCGATGCGCGAGCTGTGTCGGATCTTGAGACCGGAGGGCTGGGCCATGATCCAGGTGCCGATCTCGCGCAGGCCGACCTTCGAGGACCCTTCCATTACCGACCCGGCCGAGCGCGAGCGCTTGTTCTGGCAAGCGGATCACGTACGGCTCTATGGCCTGGACATCGCGGATCGATTGACCGAGGCCGGCTTCGAGGTGGAGACCGTCTTCGGGGATCAGCTCATCCCGCCCGACCAGCTGGTGAGAACGGGGATCTACCCGAGAGACCCCGTCTTCATGTGCCGCAAAACTCCGTGACCCTGCGATGTTGGCTAGGCCGCGATCCTCCGCGGGGTGAGGGCGAGGCCGGAGCGGAATATGATCGCGACGCCGATACCGAATATCAGGTGAAAGGCGATGTGGATCGCCGCCGTCGCGGGAGCGAAACCGCCACCGACGCCGAGACCCTTCAGAGGCAGCACCACGAACCAGTAGACGAGCAGCGGGGCGACGCCGAAGATGAGTCCGCCCACCCACCATCCGAAGCGAGCCGTGAGGCGCGGCTCGATCACGGCGTAGAGCACTCCCCAGAGCCCGGCCCAGAACGCCAGCGAAAGGCTCATCGGCACGCCGAGGGGCGGCACCGGCGCGAGGCTCCAGGGCAATGTCGGCAAGAGATGCGCGGCGTAGAGCGCACTGCCGAGCGCGCCCTGGAAGATCAAGTGCGAGAGGAAGCCCGCGATGAAGCCCAGAAGGAGGTGCGTCGAGGTCGTCGCCATGGGGAAGTCCTCCGTGGGTCGCGACGAAGAACGCGGGGCTACGGGTCGACCCCGTAACCCCGCGTCGAGATTTTGGTGGAGCTGAGGGGGCTCGAACCCCTGACCCCAAGACTGCCAGCCTTGTGCTCTCCCAACTGAGCTACAGCCCCACCGCACCGGTCAGGATACTGACCGCGCCCGGTTCTGTCAAGGATGGCAAATACTTGCGGGCGCGTCCGGTGCGGCGGGGGCCGTAGGTTTTCTACCGGTTGGGGCGGTCCTGGCGGTCGTGCTTCTGGTGGTAGATACGGCGGCTCTCGACGTTCTGGGCGCGCTCGATGCGCTTGAATTCGCCCCGGCTGATCGTGCCGTCCGCGAGGGCGCGGTTCTCCATCCGGTTCACGTGATTCTGGCCGCGCTCGAGGCGTGCGGCCTCGCGCCGAGTCAGCGGCTCAGCGCGGCGCCGGCAGCGGCCAGCGTCAATGACAGCGTGGGCGTCTTCATGTCCGCTCTCCTTGTCTCGTCGTGTGAGTGGCTGGTGAGTGTCGCGATTTCGGCGCCGTTCACCAGATAGGACGAGAGGTGCGGAGCGGGCGTTTACGGGGGCTGCAAAGGGTGGTCTTGCCAAGCTGCTGAATTTTGGTGCCGGAGGCGGGATTTGAACCCGCACGCCCTGGCGGGCACGGCGTTTTGAGCGCCGCGAGTCTGCCGTTTCTCCACTCCGGCCCTGGGTCGACATACTACCATCGGTCGTCCACGACGACGGCCAACGGCGCGCTCGCGCGGTATCAGGTAGGGCGCGGCGATGTGTCGCTTTCGGCTGAGGCAGGGTAGATTTTCGGACGGGTAGAGCCACCTCAGAAGCGCTACGGATTCGGCCTTCGCAAATCTCAAACGCCAGAGATCGTGGCGTCCGCCTCACGCCGCACGGTGACATGCCCTCTGAGACCCCGAAGCTCCCATACACGCGCGCGTAGCCACTCCACAAAAGGGCCACTGGCCGAGACCAGAGAGACGTACAGGCGCTCGTAGACGTAGGCTGGATTCTTGGCGGTGTTTGAGCGATCGACGTACGACACGATGGAGCCGTCTCCGTCGATACAGCCTCGGAGAAAGTGATGAAACTCCTCCTCCGGCACCGCAAGAGGGCCCAGTGTGAGACTTTTGGCCGGCGATAGGCCGATTCCGCGCAGCCAATCGGAGAGGACGCGGTCACTCCACTGAAGTCGAGGGACGTAGCCGTTTCGGGTCGAGGATCGGCCAAGGCGATTGCTGAGATGGAGGCATTCCCGCGCGGTCTCCAGGATCTCGAGATCCGCTGAGACTAGCGTCAGGTGCCGGCGGTCACGAGAAAGGTTGCCGTCGGTCGCGATCAGGCCGACGACATAGGCTAATTCCGGAGTCCATGTTATTGGCCCACTACGCCGTCGCATCGGCCCGGCGTGGCCGACAGCGGCACGGAAGTGAATGTCCACTTTTCGAGACATTCACCCGCTTCCGACTCCGGAATCGCTACTTCGGCTCGATCGGCATCCGCGCGATCCCGAGCCAGGCGATGGGCACGCCCGCCTTCTCCGCTGCCTGCGCCGGCGGCAGCTTCGTGTCCCAGTCCACGGCAACGAAGCGCCGTGCGTTCACGCGGTCGGCCTCGCGTGACACCAGCCAGAGCAGCGGGGGCACCATGATCTCGGGCTGGAGCATCTTGCTCCGGTCGCCCGCGTCGTTGCCCACGAGAGGCGTGTTGGTCACTCCGCCGGGCACGAGCACGTTGGAGGTGACGCCGGTGCCCTCGAGGTCCGCGGCGAGCAC
Encoded here:
- a CDS encoding pyridoxamine 5'-phosphate oxidase family protein — encoded protein: MNIELALNRLREAIEERGSGVYLITVSGDARPHAVYLHAAWENGRLAVSGVGATTAANAVARPNVSLLFPVSAAADYTLFVDGPATVETRGDDHCVVVTPTRAVFHRPGAPRDPASSCTSDCVPIFQAPTRVAPPR
- a CDS encoding methyltransferase domain-containing protein, coding for MAFFGRARYCPVCESRCRRFLTHGPPSRRVQDVVCPICLSHPRLRLGWLFLTTRTDLLDGRPKRLLHVAPEPALARLLRNARDIEIVSADLDSPHARIVLDITRIDMEDASLDVILCSHVLEHVPDDRRAMRELCRILRPEGWAMIQVPISRRPTFEDPSITDPAERERLFWQADHVRLYGLDIADRLTEAGFEVETVFGDQLIPPDQLVRTGIYPRDPVFMCRKTP